A single Mixta calida DNA region contains:
- a CDS encoding Hcp family type VI secretion system effector, whose product MTEGKYRNTVYEAEKQRSQFNHRTVNFTETGRRTIKTYSHHQYINQEKKKSMESTFLKIEGITGESQDAAHQGWIDVTSYTWGVWRNGDAAGPGASRYRNLSVQCAIDKATAAVLLFASNSNRIKAMHLSLCKAGNGMIESCRITLENVTVTDVNLDDVAEAAYEFQADKVKFQYWEQAASGIKGAESRMGWDIKNSTSCF is encoded by the coding sequence ATGACAGAAGGGAAATACAGAAACACTGTTTATGAAGCGGAAAAACAGAGGAGCCAATTTAACCACCGGACTGTAAATTTTACCGAAACAGGCAGACGGACAATAAAAACCTACAGCCATCATCAATACATTAATCAGGAAAAAAAGAAATCTATGGAAAGCACATTTCTCAAAATAGAAGGGATAACCGGCGAGTCGCAGGATGCGGCTCATCAGGGGTGGATCGATGTAACAAGCTACACATGGGGCGTCTGGAGAAACGGTGATGCCGCCGGGCCTGGCGCATCCCGTTATAGAAATCTGTCGGTTCAGTGCGCCATAGACAAGGCTACCGCGGCGGTACTCCTGTTCGCATCTAACAGCAACCGGATAAAAGCAATGCATCTTTCATTGTGTAAGGCGGGTAACGGCATGATTGAATCCTGTCGGATAACGCTGGAAAACGTCACCGTCACTGATGTGAATCTGGATGATGTCGCTGAGGCCGCGTATGAGTTCCAGGCGGACAAAGTGAAATTCCAGTACTGGGAACAGGCCGCATCCGGGATTAAAGGCGCGGAAAGCCGCATGGGCTGGGATATCAAAAACTCCACTTCCTGCTTTTAG
- a CDS encoding DUF943 family protein has translation MTRKNKKLTRAILIIAVIAVAWFLWLPLRPVKVIAVHNEGNYSDVLVDHFPVTVRGKIIWWQKNREMLKNRYGIPKPDPYGNYTIIFWYFGDGYTERGKYDDKLCFMEMKTPKNCIEKDKAFMVRYSENSGLYFTATDGYYYLKGNGEITKRTPD, from the coding sequence ATGACACGAAAAAATAAGAAGCTTACCAGGGCAATATTGATTATCGCCGTTATAGCAGTAGCCTGGTTTCTTTGGTTGCCTCTGCGTCCGGTAAAAGTCATTGCGGTACATAATGAAGGCAATTATAGCGATGTTCTGGTAGATCACTTTCCTGTTACCGTGCGGGGAAAGATAATCTGGTGGCAGAAAAACAGAGAAATGCTTAAAAACCGTTACGGCATCCCTAAACCTGATCCTTATGGTAACTATACTATTATCTTCTGGTACTTCGGCGACGGCTACACGGAAAGAGGCAAGTACGATGACAAGCTGTGTTTTATGGAAATGAAAACGCCAAAAAACTGTATAGAGAAGGATAAAGCCTTTATGGTCAGATACAGTGAAAATAGCGGCCTCTATTTTACCGCCACCGATGGTTATTACTATTTGAAAGGTAACGGTGAAATAACAAAAAGAACGCCTGACTAA